A genomic segment from Alistipes senegalensis JC50 encodes:
- a CDS encoding TonB-dependent receptor: protein MRKSVAIIALLLFPALLRAQSDRSETGAASWREKGVVTIREVPVWGRRPMKSIGVQETRLDSLILKENIALSIADVLTFNSPIFVKQYGRATLSTVSFRGTGPSHTQVTWNGMRINNPMLGMTDFSMIPSYFIDDASLLHGTSSVNETGGGLGGLVRLSTAPADIRGFGLQYIQGIGMFRTFDEFLRLEWGDEHWQVSTRAVYQSSANDFKYRNRDKKENIYDDEMNIVGSYYPTERNKSGAFDDVHVLQEVYYDTRRGDRFGLNAWYINSNRELPLLTTDYADDKQFENRQREHTLRSVLSWDHYRSDWKVAAKAGYIHTWMAYDYRKDPGSGIMNSITRSRNKVDTFYGQADGEYTPNGNWFFTAGISAHQHLVESIDKDIILQQGGKDIVGYDKGRIELSASVSAKWRPTERLGLSAVLREEMYGTKWATVPAFFADCQLSKRGNIVAKASVSRNHRFPTLNDLYFLPGGNPDLRSESGFSYEAGLSFAVGKENVYSLSGSASWYDQHIDDWILWLSTPKGFFSPRNIKQVHAYGVEMQASLAVIPARDWKLTMNGTFSWSPSINEGEPISPADQSVGKQLPYEPEFSATVTGRLTWRSWGLLYQFCYYSERYTMSSNDITLSGRLTPYLMNNLSLDKAFALKWADLTLKGTVNNLFNEEYLSVTARPMPRMNVEFFIGIRPKWGGRNQ from the coding sequence ATGAGAAAGAGCGTTGCAATCATCGCACTACTGCTGTTTCCGGCGCTGCTGCGGGCGCAGTCGGACCGATCCGAGACCGGCGCGGCGTCGTGGCGGGAAAAAGGCGTCGTGACCATCCGCGAAGTCCCGGTCTGGGGCCGCCGGCCGATGAAAAGCATCGGCGTGCAGGAGACCCGGCTCGACTCCCTGATCCTGAAAGAGAACATCGCCCTGTCGATCGCCGACGTGCTGACCTTCAACTCGCCGATCTTCGTCAAACAGTACGGCCGGGCGACCCTCTCGACCGTATCGTTCCGCGGCACGGGCCCCTCGCACACGCAGGTGACGTGGAACGGCATGCGCATCAACAATCCGATGCTGGGCATGACCGACTTTTCGATGATCCCGTCGTACTTCATCGACGACGCCTCGCTGCTGCACGGCACCTCGTCGGTGAACGAGACGGGCGGCGGGCTGGGCGGACTGGTGAGGCTCTCGACGGCCCCGGCCGACATCCGTGGATTCGGACTGCAATACATCCAGGGAATCGGTATGTTCAGGACCTTCGACGAATTCCTGCGCCTCGAATGGGGCGACGAGCACTGGCAGGTCTCGACCCGCGCCGTCTACCAGTCCTCGGCCAACGACTTCAAATACCGCAACCGCGACAAGAAAGAGAACATCTACGACGACGAGATGAACATCGTCGGATCGTATTATCCCACCGAGCGCAACAAGAGCGGCGCCTTCGACGACGTGCATGTCTTGCAGGAGGTTTACTACGACACGAGGCGGGGCGACCGTTTCGGACTGAACGCCTGGTATATCAATTCGAACCGCGAGCTGCCGCTGCTGACGACCGACTATGCCGACGACAAACAGTTCGAGAACCGCCAGCGGGAGCACACCCTACGCAGCGTGCTTTCGTGGGACCACTACCGGAGCGACTGGAAGGTCGCGGCGAAAGCGGGGTATATCCATACGTGGATGGCCTACGACTACCGGAAGGACCCCGGCAGCGGGATCATGAACTCGATAACCCGCTCGCGCAACAAGGTAGACACCTTCTACGGACAGGCCGACGGAGAGTACACGCCCAACGGAAACTGGTTCTTCACGGCAGGCATTTCGGCCCATCAGCATCTGGTCGAAAGCATCGACAAGGACATCATCCTGCAACAGGGCGGCAAAGACATCGTCGGATACGACAAGGGGCGCATCGAACTCTCGGCATCGGTCTCGGCCAAGTGGCGCCCCACGGAGCGGCTGGGGCTGTCGGCGGTCCTGCGCGAAGAGATGTACGGCACGAAATGGGCGACGGTTCCGGCCTTTTTCGCCGACTGCCAGCTGTCGAAGCGCGGCAACATCGTCGCCAAAGCCTCCGTGTCGCGCAACCACCGCTTCCCGACGCTCAACGACCTCTACTTCCTTCCGGGCGGCAATCCCGACCTGCGGAGCGAAAGCGGCTTCAGCTACGAAGCGGGATTGTCGTTCGCCGTGGGGAAGGAGAACGTCTACTCGCTGTCGGGATCGGCGTCGTGGTACGACCAGCATATCGACGACTGGATTCTGTGGCTCTCGACGCCCAAAGGGTTCTTCTCGCCGCGGAACATCAAGCAGGTGCATGCCTACGGCGTGGAGATGCAGGCCAGCCTGGCCGTCATACCGGCCCGGGATTGGAAACTGACGATGAACGGCACGTTCTCGTGGTCCCCGTCGATCAACGAGGGCGAGCCGATAAGCCCCGCCGACCAGTCCGTCGGCAAGCAGCTGCCCTACGAACCGGAGTTCTCGGCCACGGTGACCGGACGGCTCACGTGGCGGAGCTGGGGGCTGTTGTACCAGTTCTGCTATTACAGCGAGCGCTACACCATGTCGAGCAACGACATCACCCTCAGTGGCCGGTTGACGCCCTACCTGATGAACAACCTCTCGCTCGACAAGGCTTTCGCCCTGAAATGGGCCGACCTCACGCTCAAAGGAACCGTCAACAACCTTTTCAACGAGGAATACCTCTCGGTGACCGCACGCCCGATGCCGCGCATGAACGTCGAGTTCTTCATCGGCATCAGACCCAAGTGGGGCGGTCGGAATCAGTAA
- a CDS encoding alpha/beta hydrolase: MKRILILTAALLAACPLTCFGQSNHSDTTMKQNPNLTREWDKVFPQSDRVNHSKVTFRNRYGITLAADLYIPRNASGKLPAIAVSGPFGAVKEQASGLYAQTLAERGFLTVAFDPSYTGESGGEPRYVASPDINTEDFSAAVDYLSTRDDVDPERIGILGICGFGGFAINAAAIDTRIKATVASTMYDISRCTANGYFDSMDADARYELRRQLNAQRTEDARTGTCALAGGVVNPLPDDAPRFVKDYYAYYKTPRGYHPRSLNSNDGWNKTSSLSFINMPILSYSDEIRSAVLLIHGEKAHSRYFSEDAFKKLKGNNKELHIIPGASHVDLYDNLAVIPFDKIEGFFREYLK, translated from the coding sequence ATGAAACGAATCCTGATCCTGACGGCGGCCCTGCTTGCGGCCTGTCCGCTCACCTGCTTCGGACAAAGCAATCACTCCGATACGACCATGAAACAAAACCCGAATCTGACCCGCGAGTGGGACAAGGTGTTCCCGCAGAGCGACCGAGTGAACCACTCGAAAGTGACTTTCCGCAACCGCTACGGCATTACGCTCGCAGCCGATCTCTACATCCCCCGGAACGCCTCCGGGAAACTGCCCGCCATCGCCGTCAGCGGTCCGTTCGGCGCCGTGAAAGAGCAAGCCTCGGGCCTCTATGCCCAGACGCTGGCCGAACGGGGATTCCTCACCGTCGCCTTCGACCCGTCCTACACCGGCGAAAGCGGCGGCGAACCCCGTTACGTCGCTTCGCCCGACATCAATACCGAGGATTTCAGCGCCGCGGTCGATTACCTCTCGACGCGCGACGACGTGGACCCCGAACGGATCGGTATCCTCGGCATCTGCGGATTCGGCGGATTCGCAATCAACGCGGCGGCGATCGACACGCGGATCAAGGCGACGGTGGCTTCCACGATGTACGACATCAGCCGCTGCACGGCGAACGGATATTTCGACTCGATGGATGCCGACGCACGCTACGAACTCCGCCGGCAGCTCAATGCCCAGCGCACGGAAGACGCAAGGACGGGCACCTGCGCGCTGGCCGGCGGGGTAGTGAACCCGCTGCCCGACGACGCCCCGCGGTTCGTGAAGGACTACTATGCCTACTACAAGACCCCGCGTGGCTACCATCCCCGTTCGCTCAACTCGAACGATGGCTGGAACAAGACCTCGTCGCTGTCGTTCATCAACATGCCCATTCTGTCGTACAGCGACGAGATCCGCAGCGCGGTGCTGCTGATCCACGGCGAAAAGGCCCATTCACGCTATTTCAGCGAGGATGCTTTCAAAAAGCTGAAAGGCAATAACAAGGAACTGCATATCATTCCCGGCGCCAGCCATGTGGATCTGTACGACAATCTGGCGGTGATTCCGTTCGACAAGATCGAAGGCTTCTTCCGGGAGTATCTGAAATAA
- a CDS encoding site-specific integrase, producing MAKLQAKTKENPKLMQKTLADGRQSLYLEYYMGYNKVIDEVTGKEHIKHIRSKEYLGLYLLPNPRTPEERQKNKETLALAAEIRIDKEKVLVARRYDKSAPVKQKINFLEFFDAYVRNYKKKDIRMMEGCLRRFRGFLAESYPSMQTNIKPDQMTKEMMIKFVDYLQQHSFGEGARGFFQRFKKVIKYAIDQDIMLKNPCTGVPCVVDDTALRKDVLSLEEIAQLANTPYQNMDVRRAFLFCLYAGLRYCDVVDLKYSNVDYANKTIRFDQNKTTGHSTHSIVTIPLSNTLLKLIGERPEKDGPIFTLPSHTGCLKALRIWVARAGIEKHITWHCARHSFAVNLLGECHTDIKTVASLLGHSGLKHTEKYTRAVDSLKEKAVNALPELTI from the coding sequence ATGGCAAAGTTGCAAGCAAAAACCAAAGAAAATCCAAAATTGATGCAAAAAACGCTGGCCGACGGTCGGCAAAGTTTGTATCTGGAGTACTATATGGGTTACAACAAGGTGATCGACGAGGTGACGGGTAAAGAGCATATCAAGCACATCCGGTCGAAAGAATATCTGGGTCTTTACCTGTTGCCGAATCCCCGCACCCCGGAAGAACGCCAAAAGAACAAGGAAACGTTAGCCCTCGCCGCAGAAATTCGCATCGACAAGGAAAAGGTGTTGGTTGCCCGTCGATATGACAAGTCCGCACCCGTCAAGCAGAAAATCAACTTTCTGGAGTTCTTCGATGCCTATGTCAGGAATTACAAGAAAAAAGATATTCGGATGATGGAAGGCTGCCTGCGACGGTTCCGGGGATTTCTTGCGGAATCCTATCCGAGTATGCAGACCAATATCAAGCCGGATCAGATGACTAAGGAGATGATGATCAAATTCGTGGACTATCTGCAACAGCACTCTTTCGGCGAGGGCGCAAGGGGATTTTTCCAACGATTCAAAAAGGTTATCAAATATGCCATAGACCAAGACATCATGCTAAAGAATCCCTGTACAGGTGTTCCCTGCGTTGTCGATGATACTGCTTTGCGAAAGGACGTGTTGAGCCTTGAGGAGATTGCACAACTCGCAAATACCCCTTATCAAAATATGGATGTACGCCGGGCATTTCTATTCTGCCTGTACGCAGGATTAAGGTATTGCGATGTGGTTGATCTGAAATACAGCAACGTCGATTATGCCAACAAGACGATCCGGTTTGACCAAAACAAAACCACCGGGCACTCGACACATTCGATTGTCACGATACCATTAAGCAATACGCTATTAAAGTTGATCGGCGAACGCCCGGAGAAAGACGGCCCCATCTTCACACTGCCGAGCCACACCGGATGCCTGAAAGCCCTGCGGATATGGGTTGCGCGTGCAGGAATTGAAAAACACATTACATGGCATTGTGCCCGCCACAGCTTTGCCGTGAATCTACTCGGCGAGTGTCACACCGATATTAAGACTGTCGCGTCCCTGCTTGGCCACAGCGGATTAAAGCACACGGAGAAATACACCCGTGCCGTCGATTCGCTCAAAGAAAAGGCGGTTAATGCCTTGCCGGAGTTGACAATTTAA